Part of the Rickettsiales bacterium genome is shown below.
GTAGAACCCGCAATGAAATATTTTATCAACTCTAACTGCTTATTTCTCGATAACTTACAATGCTTTATATACATCAATAACTCCTAACAATTTAAATGTTAGGTGTCAGCCCCTAAAATTATGCAAAACCTATTATTATTCCTCGTGATTTTCTGCTTTTCTAACTGTTCAAATGCACCTTTTACTCCCCCCTTAAAAATAGGAGATGAGGTGAAATTTGAAACCGAGCACGGAGAAGACACCTTCACCATCAACTCCTGCACCCATGAAAAATGGGGAGACTGGACATATGAGGGAAAAAGTGGACTTAAGACTATTGTCCTAACCCACGAACTAAATAACATCGATGAAGTCTATTCGCAGACAACATCCTATGGCCTTCAAGCCATCGTGTTAGAAAATGGCAAAAAAGTTACAGGAAAAGTCACCATTAAGAGCTTGGTGCCTTTGTCTCAAGAAATCAAAGACGGTGCATACAAAGCTTATGCCCAAAAATGGGAAAAGCTAGTAAACAACTACAACTTAAAAGGCGAAGCATCGTTTACCTACGATGAAAAGAAATACCATATCGCAGAAGCCAAGGCTTTAAACATGGTTTTTCTTCGAAATCACTTTTCGCCAATCTACAGCATTCGTGCTTATAATGAGGCAAACGTAGGAATTTTCTTGAAACTTTCGCTCAACTGGCAGGGCGAGTTCAATTCCGAAGTGGAAATTTTTCAAGTTGATTCTCAAAGAGTGCCCACAGGCACAATATTTGAGGGCAAGCTCGATCCTGAAGAATTCAGGATTGAAGAATAATTATTTTTTAACCTAAAACCCAAGAACTGTATTGACTGAAAGTCGGTACAGTTTTTGTGGTTTTAAGGGTATGTGCTCCTAATTGTTGCACCTTTGAACTTGCCCCTGTATAAACCGCTCAATGTTTAAAAAGATTTTGATAGCTAACCGTGGCGAAATCGCGGTTCGTATTATGGATACTTGTCGCAAGATGGGTATCAAGACGGTCGCCGTTTATTCGGAGGCTGATAGCAACGCCCTACACGTGAAGCAGGCGGACGAAGCCGTCTACCTTGGCCCTGCACCTAGCTCGAAGAGTTATTTGAACGTGCCGGCACTGATCCGCGCGATTGAGAAAACCGGCGCCGATGCCGTGCATCCGGGCTATGGTTTCCTGTCAGAAAATCGTGACTTTAGCGCCGCAGTGAAAAAGGCCGGCGCGACCTTTATTGGTCCAGAATCACACGCCATTAAGATTATGGGCGATAAAATTGAGTCTAAAAAACTGGCAAAAGATGCGGGCGTAAGCATCGTTCCGGGTTCAGAAGGCGAAATTGAAACACTGGAAGAGGCCAAAGCGATTGTTGAAGAAATCGGCTTTCCAGTGATGATTAAAGCTGCTGCCGGTGGTGGTGGCAAGGGAATGCGCGTGGCGCGTAACGATAAAGAACTCGTCGATGGGTTAAAATCTTCAGCCTCTGAAGCGTTGTCTAGTTTTGCTGATAGCCGCGTTTTCATCGAGAAATTCTTCGAAAATCCCCGCCATATTGAAATTCAAGTCTTGGCCGATACCCATGGTAACTGCATCGCATTGGGTGAGCGCGAATGCTCTATCCAACGCCGTCACCAGAAAATTATTGAAGAAGCTCCCAGTTCTTTCCTTGATGAGGAAATACGACAAACGATGCAAGATCAATCGGTTGCGCTCGCAAAAGCGGTCGATTATTGCAGCGCAGGTACGGTCGAATATATCGTGGACCAAGATGGCACTTTTGCCTTTCTAGAAATGAATACACGCCTGCAAGTTGAGCATCGCGTGACCGAGCTCGTCACCAATATCGATTTGGTCGAGCAGATGATTAAAATCGCTGCAGGCGAGAAACTCGAACTGACACAAGATGATGTGAAGCTACATGGCTGGGCGTTTGAAAGCCGTGTCTATGCCGAAGATCCAAAACGAGGCTTCCTGCCCTCTACAGGTCGTGTCACTCGCTATCAGGAGCCAGAAGGCAGCCGCGTGATCGTCGATAGTGGCGTTTATGAAGGCGGCGAAGTCAGCATGTATTATGATCCGATGATCGCCAAAGTCTGCACCCATGCCCAAACACGCGACAAAGCGATTGATGCAATGCAAAAGGCGCTCGGCGCTTATGTGATTCACGGCGTGACGACCAATATGGACTTTATGCAAGCGGTTTACAGCCATGAACGCTTCCGTACGGGTAATATCTCCACCAACTTTATTGAGCAGGAATATCCGGAAGGATTCTCCGGCGCTACCATTACCGATCAACATACGCGTATCTTTATTGGCTCGGCGGTTTACCTGTTCTTGGAGCATAATAAACGGGCCGCTAGCACTTCGCAGCAAATTGATGGCCGCAAACGTTACCTTGGCTCTAGCTGGGTCGTCAGCGTTGGCGACAAGCAGTTCCCGGTGCGGGTAAAGGAAAAAGAATTCGGCTATGATGTCGCCCTGCAAAACGAGCATATTGTCGTACGTAGCTCTTACGAACTCGGCAACCGCCTGTTCCAAGGTAGCATTAATGGCGAACCGGTCAGCGTACACCTGCAATATCGTTCGGATGGTTACCGCCTGATCCATGCTGGCGCTGATGCCAATGTTAGCGTGCATACGAGCCGGACAGCGGAATTAGCGAAATACATGCCGGAAGTGAACAGCTCTGAGAATGCGAATGAACTTCCCGCTCCCATTGCTGGACTCGTCCTTTCTATCCCCGTGGAAGAAGGTGAAGAGATCAAAGCTGGTCAGGAGCTGATCGTGGTCGAAGCCATGAAGATGGAAAATGTAATCCATGCTGAGCGCGATGTGACGATTAAAGAGATTCTTGTGAGTGAAAATGAATCGGTTCAGGCAGATCAAGTCATGATCACCTTTATGGAAGATTAAGTTAGGCGATACGCCGCGTCACGGATTGAATTTACACCTGACTTATCAAGCATGGCTTGCTATCATCCTAGCATGGCTACACTATTGAAACGCATTCTGGGTGGGTTAGGGATTCCAATCCTTGTCGGCGCTCTATTTATCTACATTACGCGTGATGAGGCATTGCATCCTGAATTTCATACGCTGTTTTCCAAGCCACTCGAACTCGTGGAGGATCAAAAGAATGGCATGATTGCTATCGCCGGACTTATCGCCCCTGCCGGAAAAGATGTTCATGCGTTTGGTAGCAAGCGTAAACAGAGTAACCTTGAGAGGGCAAGAATTGATCTCATTTTGCTGACTGATGATGCGCCTCCTCCCAAGGGTGCACTAACCTATAAAGAGCCTTATCCCATTTCACTTAATATAAGTGAACCCACTATATGCCCCTCCTCAAACACAACAAACAATAGCCAATGCATCGAATGTAAGCAGGTGAAGCACCAAGTTAAACTGAATGAAGCTTTACTGGGTCGTTATAAATCACTCTACCAATATCGCTATTATGAGAATCATTTACTTTCTGGGATTCAACCTGAACTGAACCTGCTCATTGATCTAAATACGTTGCAGGTGGCAGCATAGGAATGCGCTCATCGGGAGGATAAGGCTGAATTAGCGCTCGTAGAGTGGCTTCTAAATATGAGATTTCTTAATCGAGCCATGACACAAAAAAGCACCCTCGTGGATAAAGCGGTTTTTATGGCCCTGCAAAAAATAAATCTGTACGCTTTACCTAAACTCATAAAGGCTAAGCCAATTTTGGCGCAAAAATATTACGATTAACTCACC
Proteins encoded:
- a CDS encoding acetyl/propionyl/methylcrotonyl-CoA carboxylase subunit alpha; this encodes MNRSMFKKILIANRGEIAVRIMDTCRKMGIKTVAVYSEADSNALHVKQADEAVYLGPAPSSKSYLNVPALIRAIEKTGADAVHPGYGFLSENRDFSAAVKKAGATFIGPESHAIKIMGDKIESKKLAKDAGVSIVPGSEGEIETLEEAKAIVEEIGFPVMIKAAAGGGGKGMRVARNDKELVDGLKSSASEALSSFADSRVFIEKFFENPRHIEIQVLADTHGNCIALGERECSIQRRHQKIIEEAPSSFLDEEIRQTMQDQSVALAKAVDYCSAGTVEYIVDQDGTFAFLEMNTRLQVEHRVTELVTNIDLVEQMIKIAAGEKLELTQDDVKLHGWAFESRVYAEDPKRGFLPSTGRVTRYQEPEGSRVIVDSGVYEGGEVSMYYDPMIAKVCTHAQTRDKAIDAMQKALGAYVIHGVTTNMDFMQAVYSHERFRTGNISTNFIEQEYPEGFSGATITDQHTRIFIGSAVYLFLEHNKRAASTSQQIDGRKRYLGSSWVVSVGDKQFPVRVKEKEFGYDVALQNEHIVVRSSYELGNRLFQGSINGEPVSVHLQYRSDGYRLIHAGADANVSVHTSRTAELAKYMPEVNSSENANELPAPIAGLVLSIPVEEGEEIKAGQELIVVEAMKMENVIHAERDVTIKEILVSENESVQADQVMITFMED